A single Bacteroidota bacterium DNA region contains:
- a CDS encoding PKD domain-containing protein: protein MQLKFWATKLIHNVQRLYLLLLFFTFATISLAQSLKVCGTDEMVRQSFLKHPELLLQQEQLENFTENFHLANKQNSTFIIPVVVHIIHDYGIENISDAQVYDALQILNEDFNRQNSDTSFVVNAFKNNIANCSIEFRLATKDPNGNCTNGINRIASLETYIGDDNSKLNGWPAWKYLNIWVVNSISIGVAGYTYLPGTTPANNEGILILHDYVGSIGTSNNAKSRILTHEVGHFFNLLHPWGSTNNPGVACGDDFVTDTPPTKGWINCNTSGATCGNLVDNVQNFMEYSYCSRMFTTGQKNRMDAALYSPIGFRNNLWGYSNLIATGTYTNTSSNCAPIAEFKTNTKYTCQGNSINFTDLSWGGTPTSYLWNFDGGTPNTSTINNPSVIYNSPGVYSVTLTVSNNVGANTTTKTGYINVLSTTATYSGSFFESYESGILPNNDWSIVNIGNSITWDQTNSVAYSGSNSAFIDNYFSSFGESTELISPAIDISSMSSPAFTFKYAYAQIQSSDADKLEIFSSTTCGQTWNIRYTKSGSALATTAIETNPFTPSNTSQWKNQIVNISPLTASNNVLFKFKFTNGGGNNFFLDDINITGVTGIEKNNFLKYYHSVESNSITVFYTSLEQEEIEIRLVSIVGSEINKTKHMAKIGTNRIDIKLDLNSSGMYLINFSSSKTNTTGKIILD from the coding sequence ATGCAATTGAAATTTTGGGCAACTAAACTGATACATAACGTGCAACGACTTTATTTGCTGCTTCTATTCTTTACTTTTGCTACCATCAGCCTAGCGCAATCTTTAAAAGTATGCGGAACAGATGAAATGGTCCGCCAGTCGTTTTTAAAACATCCTGAGTTACTTTTACAACAAGAGCAGCTAGAAAATTTCACCGAAAATTTCCATCTCGCCAATAAACAAAACTCCACTTTTATTATTCCAGTTGTTGTTCATATTATACACGATTATGGAATAGAAAATATTTCGGACGCACAAGTATATGATGCACTTCAAATTTTAAACGAAGATTTCAATAGGCAAAATTCAGACACTTCATTTGTTGTAAATGCATTTAAGAACAACATTGCTAATTGTTCCATCGAATTTAGGCTTGCAACAAAAGATCCAAATGGAAATTGTACGAATGGCATAAATAGAATAGCATCGTTAGAAACATACATTGGAGACGACAATTCAAAATTAAATGGTTGGCCTGCTTGGAAATATTTAAATATTTGGGTTGTAAACTCCATATCTATTGGCGTTGCAGGATATACCTATTTACCTGGAACTACACCAGCTAACAACGAGGGCATTCTAATTTTACATGATTACGTTGGCAGTATAGGCACCAGCAATAATGCAAAATCAAGAATACTTACACACGAAGTAGGACATTTTTTTAATTTATTACATCCATGGGGAAGTACCAATAATCCGGGAGTAGCCTGTGGAGATGATTTTGTAACGGACACACCTCCTACCAAAGGTTGGATTAATTGCAACACAAGTGGTGCAACATGCGGCAATCTGGTAGACAACGTTCAAAATTTTATGGAATACTCCTATTGCTCGCGTATGTTTACAACTGGACAAAAAAACAGAATGGATGCAGCGTTGTACTCCCCTATTGGCTTTAGAAATAATTTGTGGGGATATTCCAACCTTATAGCGACAGGCACATACACCAACACGTCAAGTAATTGTGCACCAATTGCTGAGTTTAAAACTAATACAAAATACACCTGTCAAGGAAATTCCATAAACTTTACAGACCTTTCTTGGGGAGGAACTCCAACTTCTTACCTATGGAATTTTGACGGAGGAACGCCCAACACATCAACTATTAATAATCCTTCGGTAATCTATAATTCACCCGGAGTATATTCTGTTACACTTACCGTGTCAAACAATGTTGGTGCAAACACAACAACAAAAACAGGATATATAAACGTATTATCAACAACAGCAACGTACAGCGGTTCCTTTTTCGAAAGTTACGAATCAGGAATACTTCCCAATAATGACTGGAGTATTGTAAATATCGGAAATTCAATTACGTGGGATCAGACAAACAGTGTTGCTTACTCTGGAAGTAATAGTGCTTTTATTGATAATTACTTTTCTTCTTTTGGAGAATCTACAGAGCTTATCAGCCCTGCTATTGATATATCTTCCATGTCAAGCCCTGCATTTACTTTTAAATATGCATATGCACAAATACAAAGTTCAGACGCAGATAAATTGGAAATATTTTCTTCTACTACTTGCGGACAAACATGGAACATACGCTATACTAAATCGGGTAGCGCCCTAGCTACAACAGCTATTGAAACCAATCCGTTTACCCCTTCAAATACATCTCAATGGAAAAATCAGATTGTAAATATTTCTCCGCTTACAGCTTCAAATAATGTGTTGTTCAAATTTAAATTTACAAACGGAGGAGGAAATAATTTCTTCTTAGATGATATTAATATAACTGGTGTTACAGGTATAGAAAAAAATAATTTTCTAAAATATTATCACAGTGTAGAATCGAATTCAATTACTGTTTTTTATACATCTTTGGAGCAAGAGGAAATAGAAATAAGACTAGTATCTATTGTTGGCAGCGAGATAAATAAAACTAAACACATGGCAAAAATAGGAACAAATAGAATTGATATTAAGCTAGACTTAAATTCATCTGGAATGTATCTCATAAACTTTTCGAGTTCCAAAACAAATACAACAGGAAAAATTATTTTAGATTAG
- a CDS encoding TatD family hydrolase, protein MAFIDTHTHLFSDEFKEDIDSVIDNAIKNTVTKFYLPNVDESSYEEMMRLSSKYPSNCFPLIGIHPCSVTQNYHQQLDWVKQKVTANKQQKVFHGIGEIGIDLYWDKTLEKEQKKAFAEQIEIAIEFDLPIIIHTRNAFNEAFEIVSAYKQTSLKGIFHCFSGTITDAEKVISLNTFKLGIGGVLTFKNSGLDKVVELLDLKHLVLETDSPYLAPTPYRGKRNESKYLTLIATKLAEIKKVSVDDVAAITTKNAIEILGN, encoded by the coding sequence ATGGCATTTATTGACACGCATACACACTTGTTTTCCGATGAATTTAAAGAGGATATCGACTCTGTGATTGACAATGCCATAAAAAACACTGTTACCAAATTTTATTTGCCCAATGTAGATGAGTCTAGCTATGAGGAAATGATGAGATTATCATCGAAATATCCATCTAATTGCTTTCCCCTTATTGGCATTCATCCGTGTTCAGTAACACAAAATTACCACCAACAGTTGGATTGGGTAAAACAAAAAGTTACAGCCAATAAACAACAAAAAGTATTTCATGGAATTGGAGAAATTGGCATTGATTTGTATTGGGATAAAACACTTGAAAAGGAACAAAAAAAGGCCTTTGCCGAACAAATTGAAATTGCTATTGAATTTGACTTGCCAATTATTATTCATACACGAAATGCATTTAACGAGGCATTTGAAATAGTTTCTGCATATAAACAAACTTCGTTAAAAGGAATTTTTCACTGCTTTTCAGGCACAATAACAGATGCAGAAAAAGTAATTTCGCTAAACACCTTTAAATTGGGTATTGGAGGAGTTCTTACATTTAAAAATTCAGGGTTAGATAAAGTTGTTGAATTATTAGATTTAAAGCATCTTGTTTTAGAAACAGACTCTCCATACCTTGCCCCCACTCCATATCGCGGAAAAAGAAACGAAAGTAAATACCTTACACTTATAGCAACTAAATTAGCAGAAATAAAAAAAGTTTCTGTTGATGATGTTGCAGCAATAACAACTAAAAATGCAATTGAAATTTTGGGCAACTAA
- the queD gene encoding 6-carboxytetrahydropterin synthase QueD, with protein MVIFKKFVFDSAHFLPNVPDGHKCKRVHGHTYKLTIFIEGDLQEKLDWVMDFGDLKSVVNPVVDRLDHNFLNDISGLDNPTCERIAQWIWEQIKSQLPGLVKIELYETPTSGVIYTGK; from the coding sequence ATGGTGATTTTTAAGAAATTTGTTTTTGATTCAGCTCATTTTTTGCCAAATGTTCCTGATGGGCATAAGTGCAAACGTGTTCACGGGCATACCTATAAGCTTACTATTTTTATAGAAGGAGATTTGCAAGAAAAGTTAGATTGGGTAATGGATTTTGGCGATTTAAAAAGTGTTGTTAATCCTGTTGTAGATAGATTGGACCATAATTTTTTGAACGATATATCCGGCTTAGATAATCCCACTTGCGAACGAATAGCTCAATGGATTTGGGAACAAATAAAATCTCAATTGCCCGGCTTGGTAAAAATTGAATTGTACGAAACACCTACTTCGGGTGTAATTTACACAGGAAAATAA
- a CDS encoding YdcF family protein, which translates to MFFTLSKITSFLTFPFTWVVVLLLLSFFWKKEVVKRKLWIASIVVLLFFSNGFILDEVMRYWEVQAIKQNEIPANITTAIILGGNVSYDESLDRVQIHRSADRLMQTVDLYKKGIVKKIIFTGGSASLVYKHKREAFYAKRLLLNLGVKMEDIYIEYDSKNTYENAIFTKAITEKEFPAQTFLLVTSAFHMRRSIQCFEKAGISVFAYSADRYSGPRKFYLDHLLLPNAEALAIWNIVIHEIVGTITYKIKGYI; encoded by the coding sequence ATGTTTTTTACACTATCCAAAATAACATCATTTTTAACATTTCCATTTACTTGGGTTGTAGTGTTGTTACTACTTTCTTTTTTTTGGAAGAAAGAGGTAGTAAAAAGAAAGTTGTGGATAGCCTCGATTGTGGTTTTACTGTTTTTTTCTAATGGTTTTATTTTGGATGAAGTAATGAGGTATTGGGAAGTGCAGGCTATTAAACAAAATGAGATACCAGCAAACATAACTACTGCTATTATTTTGGGCGGAAATGTTAGTTATGATGAGAGTTTGGATAGAGTGCAGATTCATAGAAGTGCAGATAGACTGATGCAAACAGTTGATTTGTACAAGAAAGGTATCGTGAAAAAAATAATTTTTACAGGTGGCTCTGCAAGCCTAGTTTATAAGCATAAAAGAGAGGCATTTTATGCCAAACGATTGTTGTTGAATTTAGGCGTGAAAATGGAAGATATTTACATTGAGTACGATTCTAAGAATACGTATGAGAATGCAATTTTTACGAAAGCAATTACTGAAAAGGAATTTCCGGCTCAAACATTTTTGTTGGTTACATCGGCATTTCATATGAGGCGTTCTATTCAATGTTTTGAAAAGGCGGGAATTTCTGTTTTCGCTTATAGTGCCGATAGATACAGCGGACCTAGGAAGTTTTATTTAGATCATTTGTTATTGCCTAATGCAGAAGCACTTGCTATTTGGAATATTGTTATTCACGAAATTGTTGGAACCATTACCTATAAAATTAAAGGATACATATAG
- a CDS encoding tetratricopeptide repeat protein, with product MSVKKNIPNSKKSAVSKTPGYKAYFPWIIVIAICVVTILSYLPVFDEKKEFTNWDDPVYVTENKLIRSTNAENIKKIFSPKTDVSLNYHPLTVYSLALNYKSGQLNPRPYFKTNLLIHVANVALVFYLIFLFSGSNLFVASAVAAWFGLHPMHVESVAWISERKDVLYTFFFLSALIAYVKYLDKKHIYFILICFLFFVCSGLSKAMAAPLPFVLILIDYLKQRKINLKVLLEKIPFLAFAFLIGINAVIIQSKEAINEFDTFTLFQRLMFASYGFVIYIQKMFVPISLSAFYPYPSLDNLGNIPVFFYLAPVVAVAIVVGSIIALYKYKKEWLPYAVFGFTFYFLTIAMVLQFISVGSALMADRYTYLSYIGLFFLVAFLMNKLLGDKKIVLILIIVVTSSLLASACYDRVKIWQNNDTLWSDVIKKYPLQVQVAYKNRGNYYAQIGRLDEAYKDHMTLINMKSTDAGVYVNFANICGLRKEFDKSLEAYSKALELKKENTFDIYLNRGITYAMANKFNEAISDFSVADSMQPKNEKLYQNRSFVLLQAQQYEASIRDYNFLIEIFPSEKDYYFNRGLAYFNLSKYSEAITDFNSSIKLKPDYAQAYFNLSVIYNQLKDYNAALENAKRAKQFGHPVTDAYLNELSSK from the coding sequence ATGTCCGTTAAGAAAAACATACCAAACAGTAAAAAGAGCGCAGTTTCTAAAACTCCGGGTTATAAGGCTTATTTCCCTTGGATTATCGTAATTGCAATTTGTGTTGTTACTATTTTATCTTATCTCCCTGTTTTTGATGAAAAAAAAGAGTTTACCAACTGGGATGACCCGGTATATGTTACCGAGAATAAATTAATTAGAAGCACTAATGCTGAAAATATAAAAAAAATATTTAGTCCTAAAACAGATGTTTCGCTTAATTACCATCCGTTAACCGTTTATTCGTTGGCATTAAATTATAAAAGTGGGCAACTAAATCCGCGTCCATATTTTAAAACAAACCTTTTAATTCATGTTGCTAATGTAGCATTGGTTTTCTATTTAATTTTTTTATTTTCCGGCAGCAATTTATTTGTTGCCTCTGCTGTTGCTGCTTGGTTTGGGCTTCATCCCATGCATGTAGAATCAGTTGCTTGGATATCGGAACGAAAAGACGTTTTATATACTTTTTTCTTTTTGTCAGCACTAATTGCATATGTAAAGTATCTAGATAAAAAACATATTTATTTTATACTCATATGCTTTTTGTTTTTTGTTTGCTCCGGATTATCAAAAGCAATGGCAGCCCCTTTGCCATTCGTCCTTATTTTAATCGATTATTTAAAGCAACGTAAAATAAATCTTAAAGTTTTGTTGGAGAAAATCCCCTTTTTAGCATTTGCGTTTTTAATTGGAATAAATGCCGTAATTATTCAGTCAAAAGAGGCTATTAATGAGTTTGATACATTTACCTTATTTCAACGTTTAATGTTTGCTTCTTATGGTTTTGTAATCTATATCCAAAAAATGTTTGTGCCTATTAGTTTATCGGCATTTTATCCATACCCGAGTTTAGATAATTTGGGAAATATTCCGGTGTTTTTTTATTTAGCGCCAGTTGTTGCAGTCGCAATAGTAGTAGGTTCAATTATTGCGTTGTATAAGTATAAAAAAGAATGGCTTCCGTATGCTGTATTTGGTTTTACATTTTATTTTTTAACTATAGCCATGGTGTTGCAGTTTATATCTGTTGGTAGTGCATTAATGGCAGATAGATATACCTACTTGTCGTATATCGGGTTGTTTTTTCTAGTTGCTTTTTTAATGAATAAATTACTTGGCGATAAAAAAATTGTATTGATATTGATTATAGTTGTTACCAGCTCATTGCTGGCAAGTGCATGTTACGATAGAGTGAAAATTTGGCAGAATAACGATACGTTGTGGAGTGATGTAATTAAAAAGTATCCATTACAGGTTCAAGTAGCGTACAAGAATCGAGGAAATTATTATGCTCAAATAGGGAGATTAGATGAGGCTTATAAAGACCATATGACATTAATTAATATGAAGTCAACAGATGCAGGTGTATATGTTAATTTTGCAAATATTTGTGGCTTACGAAAGGAATTTGATAAGTCGCTAGAAGCATATTCAAAAGCATTGGAGCTAAAAAAGGAAAATACATTTGATATTTATTTAAACAGGGGTATTACGTATGCAATGGCTAATAAATTTAACGAAGCCATTAGTGATTTTAGCGTTGCAGATTCTATGCAGCCTAAGAATGAAAAATTGTATCAAAATAGGTCGTTTGTATTATTGCAAGCACAACAATACGAAGCATCTATTCGTGATTACAATTTTTTGATTGAGATTTTTCCTAGTGAAAAGGATTATTATTTTAATAGAGGGCTTGCTTATTTTAACCTGTCAAAATACTCCGAAGCTATAACAGATTTTAATTCGAGTATTAAATTAAAACCTGATTATGCCCAAGCCTATTTTAATTTGTCTGTAATCTATAATCAACTAAAGGACTATAACGCTGCGCTTGAAAATGCTAAGAGAGCAAAGCAATTTGGACATCCGGTTACCGATGCCTATTTGAACGAGCTTTCTTCTAAGTAA
- a CDS encoding carboxypeptidase regulatory-like domain-containing protein — protein MILILNALQLSSQIRGYLELKGKAIKNNTALKDAIIKLYRNDALIKEVTTTKSGKFAFDLDFTGEDHKITFEAPGCVNMHLMVYTSQVTDDKKSILPYYETEVVFFEKTSKTIDLTKYQYPFLKIIFDGEKAFKDDEKYFSDFSSNIFIKQSTTDAVTVAKPKTKKILGNLSIEATTEPIKHTRVSLLNEAGEIIQSSITNDKGGFVFTELPADEKFVVIIDDTDYALKINDKIIMKNKKGEQVQVIAKTNERFEFKFLEAEKKETLMILEEDDSVFEANYRGVVTNKDNQPLAFTKINLVNIANNNIIATATSDKNGEFVFKGVEADKNYIFDISKEDNLQLNNSENIFITNEQKNVSKKLVLNEKHFTYALLTEDKKTFSALELEDESTLAMRSHSTSLKGKNNYPPKYQFADNNLDGKISIEELLAITNNPNTNQSTAIELIEWYLN, from the coding sequence ATGATTCTAATCCTTAATGCACTCCAGCTTTCTAGTCAAATAAGAGGCTATCTCGAATTGAAAGGTAAGGCTATAAAAAACAACACTGCACTAAAAGACGCTATTATAAAGCTATACCGAAATGATGCGCTGATAAAGGAAGTTACTACAACAAAATCCGGAAAATTCGCGTTTGATCTAGACTTTACCGGAGAAGATCATAAAATCACATTTGAAGCTCCCGGATGTGTAAATATGCACTTAATGGTATATACATCACAAGTTACTGATGATAAAAAGTCTATACTTCCGTACTACGAAACTGAAGTAGTTTTTTTTGAAAAAACCTCTAAAACTATTGATTTAACTAAGTACCAATATCCTTTTTTAAAAATAATTTTTGATGGAGAAAAAGCGTTTAAAGACGATGAAAAATATTTTTCGGATTTCTCTAGTAATATCTTTATAAAGCAAAGCACAACAGATGCTGTTACTGTTGCAAAACCTAAAACAAAAAAAATACTTGGCAATTTGTCTATTGAAGCAACTACAGAACCTATTAAGCATACTCGAGTAAGCTTGCTTAATGAAGCCGGAGAAATAATTCAATCGTCTATCACAAATGACAAAGGCGGTTTTGTTTTTACGGAGCTTCCTGCAGATGAAAAATTTGTGGTAATTATTGATGATACAGATTATGCCCTAAAAATAAACGACAAAATTATCATGAAAAACAAAAAAGGCGAACAAGTACAAGTAATTGCAAAAACTAATGAACGCTTTGAGTTCAAATTTTTAGAAGCCGAAAAAAAAGAAACATTGATGATTTTAGAAGAAGACGACTCTGTTTTTGAAGCAAACTATAGAGGCGTTGTAACAAACAAGGACAATCAACCCCTTGCATTCACAAAAATAAATTTAGTAAATATTGCAAACAACAACATTATTGCAACAGCCACATCCGACAAAAACGGAGAGTTCGTTTTTAAAGGAGTTGAGGCTGATAAAAATTATATTTTTGACATTTCAAAAGAAGATAATCTACAATTGAATAACTCAGAAAATATATTTATTACCAATGAGCAAAAAAATGTTTCGAAGAAATTGGTATTAAACGAAAAACACTTTACTTATGCACTTTTAACAGAAGATAAAAAAACATTTTCTGCACTAGAATTAGAAGATGAAAGCACCCTGGCTATGAGGAGTCATTCAACTTCTTTGAAAGGAAAAAATAATTATCCACCTAAGTACCAATTTGCAGATAACAATTTGGATGGAAAAATTAGCATTGAAGAATTACTAGCAATTACAAATAATCCAAATACTAATCAATCAACTGCGATAGAACTTATTGAGTGGTATTTAAATTAG
- a CDS encoding WcaF family extracellular polysaccharide biosynthesis acetyltransferase, giving the protein MQKTNLQLFTNSWYNPGRNYLVRSVWFVVSALFFLSGFPINSFKIFLLRLFGARIGKMVVVKPGVNIKYPWKLSIGDNSWLGERVWIDNLTNVTIEANCCISQGAMLLTGNHNYKKQTFDLIVGEIVLEEGVWIGAQSVVCPGVVCGSHAVLTVGSVATKTMEPYFVYQGNPAIQVKKREIN; this is encoded by the coding sequence ATGCAAAAAACTAATTTACAATTATTTACTAATTCATGGTATAATCCTGGTCGTAATTATTTGGTACGTTCTGTTTGGTTTGTGGTGAGTGCGCTGTTTTTTTTGTCAGGATTCCCCATTAATTCTTTTAAAATTTTTTTGCTTCGCCTTTTTGGCGCAAGAATAGGTAAGATGGTAGTTGTTAAGCCTGGAGTTAATATTAAATATCCTTGGAAGTTGAGTATTGGGGATAATTCTTGGCTTGGAGAGCGTGTTTGGATTGATAATTTAACTAATGTAACTATTGAAGCTAATTGTTGTATTTCGCAAGGTGCAATGTTGCTCACGGGAAATCATAATTACAAAAAGCAAACATTCGATTTGATTGTTGGTGAAATTGTTTTAGAAGAAGGTGTGTGGATAGGAGCCCAATCTGTTGTTTGTCCTGGAGTTGTATGCGGTTCGCATGCTGTGCTTACCGTTGGATCTGTTGCTACCAAAACGATGGAGCCTTATTTTGTTTACCAAGGTAATCCGGCTATTCAAGTTAAAAAAAGAGAAATTAATTAA